One Neomonachus schauinslandi chromosome 9, ASM220157v2, whole genome shotgun sequence DNA segment encodes these proteins:
- the DDX24 gene encoding ATP-dependent RNA helicase DDX24 — protein MKLKETKSRPKPPSYGKFQTKGIRVVGKWKQVEIDPNMFADGQMDDLVCFEELTDYQLVSPAKNSSSLFSKEEPKKRKSQAVSGKEEGESSSSKKKMKFKKNKDMETEGISVQKEFEVKDAEPEPQGDDTVCPDPQVEEMVSESSAQTVAKKKKKKGKKNLEPSQGTTPKVPKKAKTWMPEMHDQKADVTAWKDLFVPKPVLRALSFLGFSAPTPIQALTLAPAIRDKLDILGAAETGSGKTLAFAIPMIHAVLQWQVKKKPTPAPSDTGALPGETRTEAGTESGVLPDEIGIEGEVLPSEAEVKAGAPPSKVKTGAAVSDQVLPFCDDDAGEGPSSLIREKAIPKQDEDKEETLDEEETGRLKQELGGKIAICKAHPKRPLLGLVLTPTRELAVQVKQHIDAVAKFTGIKTAILVGGMSAQKQQRMLNRQPEIVVATPGRLWELIKEKHPHLSNLRQLRCLVVDEADRMVEKGHFAELSQLLEMLSDSQYNPKRQTLIFSATLTLVHQAPARILHKKHTKKIDKTAKIDLLVQKIGMRGKPKVIDLTRNEATVETLTETKIHCETDEKDLYLYYFLMQYPGRTLVFANSISCIKRLSGLLKVLDIMPLTLHACMHQKQRLRNLEQFARLEDCVLLATDVAARGLDVPKVQHVIHYQVPRTSEIYVHRSGRTARATNDGLSLMLIGPEDVINFKKIYKTLKKDEDIPLFPVQTKYMDAVKERIHLARQIEKAEYRNFQACLHNSWIEQAAAALEIELEEEMYKGRKTDQQEERRRQKQMKVLKKELRHLLSQPLFKEDLKTKYPTQSGKLPTLMSTPRNGESALSCLTKQKKQQKKPPKGKQQEQPQPSTSAN, from the exons ATGAAATTGAAGGAGACAAAATCAAGGCCAAAGCCACCAAGCTATGGCAAATTCCAGACAAAGGGAATCAGAGTTGTGGGAAAATGGAAGCAGGTGGAGATTGACCCAAATATGTTtgcagatggacagatggatgactTGGTGTGCTTTGAGGAACTGACAGATTACCAGTTGGTCTCCCCTGCCAAGAATTCTTCCAGTCTCTTCTCAAAGGAGGAGCCCAAGAAGAGAAAGTCACAAGCTGtttcaggaaaggaagaaggagagtcCAGCTCctcaaagaaaaagatgaagttcaagaagaataaagacatggaaactgaaggaatcagtgTCCAGAAAGAGTTTGAAGTCAAAGATGCTGAGCCAGAGCCCCAGGGAGATGACACGGTTTGTCCTGATCCACAGGTAGAGGAGATGGTATCAGAAAGCTCAGCCCAGACtgttgcaaaaaagaaaaaaaagaaagggaaaaaaaacttggAGCCTTCCCAGGGTACTACTCCAAAGGTGCCCAAAAAAGCAAAGACATGGATGCCTGAAATGCACGACCAGAAGGCAGATGTAACAGCTTGGAAAGATCTATTTGTACCCAAGCCAGTTCTCCGAGCACTCAGCTTTCTAGGCTTCTCTGCACCCACACCAATCCAAGCTCTGACCTTGGCACCTGCCATCCGTGACAAACTGGACATCCTTGGGGCTGCTGAGACAG GAAGTGGAAAAACTCTTGCCTTTGCCATTCCAATGATCCATGCAGTACTGCAGTGGCAGGTGAAGAAGAAGCCTACTCCAGCTCCAAGTGACACAGGAGCATTACCTGGTGAGACCAGAACCGAGGCTGGAACTGAGTCTGGAGTTTTGCCTGATGAGATTGGAATTGAGGGTGAAGTCCTGCCCAGTGAAGCTGAAGTGAAGGCTGGAGCACCACCCAGCAAGGTCAAGACTGGAGCTGCTGTCTCAGACCAGGTGCTGCCCTTCTGTGATGATGATGCTGGTGAAGGACCTTCTTCTCTGATCAGGGAGAAGGCCATCCCCAAACAGGATGAAGACAAAGAGGAAACGCTTGATGAAGAGGAGACTGGAAGGTTGAAGCAAGAGTTGGGTGGCAAAATCGCCATCTGTAAAGCACATCCAAAGCGCCCTCTGCTTGGGCTGGTTCTGACTCCCACTAGGGAGCTCGCTGTCCAGGTCAAGCAACACATTGATGCTGTGGCCAAGTTTACAG GAATTAAAACTGCTATTTTGGTTGGTGGAATGTCTGCGCAGAAACAGCAGAGGATGCTAAACCGCCAGCCAGAGATTGTGGTCGCCACTCCGGGCCGGCTGTGGGAGCTAATTAAAGAAAAGCACCCTCATTTGAGCAACCTTAGGCAGCTCAG GTGCCTGGTGGTCGATGAGGCTGATCGGATGGTTGAGAAAGGCCACTTTGCTGAGCTCTCACAGCTGCTAGAGATGCTCAGTGACTCCCAGTACAACCCAAAGAGACAGACGCTTATTTTTTCTGCGACACTGACCCTGGTACATCAAGCTCCTGCTCGAATCCTTCACAAGAAGCACACTAAGAAAATTGACAAAACTGCCAAAATTGACCTCCTCGTGCAGAAGATTGGCATGAGGGGCAAGCCCAAGGTCATTGACCTGACCAGAAATGAGGCCACAGTGGAGACACTGACAGAGACCAAGATTCATTGTGAGACTGATGAGAAAGACTTATATCTGTATTACTTCCTAATGCAGTATCCAGGCCGCACCTTAGTGTTTGCCAACAGTATCTCCTGCATCAAACGCCTCTCTGGGCTCCTCAAAGTCCTGGATATCATGCCACTGACCCTACATGCCTGCATGCAccagaagcagaggctcagaaaCCTGGAGCAGTTTGCCCGTCTGGAAGA CTGTGTTCTCCTGGCAACTGATGTGGCGGCGCGGGGCCTGGATGTTCCCAAAGTCCAACATGTCATCCATTACCAG GTCCCTCGCACCTCGGAGATCTATGTCCACCGAAGTGGTCGAACGGCTCGTGCCACTAATGACGGTCTCAGCCTGATGCTGATTGGGCCTGAGGATGTGATCAACTTTAAGAAGATTTACAAAACCCTCAAGAAAGATGAGGACATTCCACTGTTTCCTGTGCAGACAAAGTACATGGACGCAGTCAAG GAACGAATCCATTTAGCTCGACAGATTGAGAAAGCGGAGTATCGGAACTTCCAGGCTTGTCTGCACAACTCCTGGATTGAACAGGCAGCAGCTGCCCTTGAGATTGAGTTGGAAGAAGAGATGTATAAGG GAAGAAAAACTGACCAGCAAGAAGAGCGTAGGAGACAAAAACAGATGAAGGTCCTGAAGAAGGAGCTGCGCCATTTACTCTCCCAGCCCTTGTTCAAAGAGGACCTGAAAACGAAGTATCCAACTCAGTCTGGCAAGCTGCCCACGCTCATGTCTACCCCAAGAAACGGTGAGTCTGCCTTGAGCTGCCTCACCAAACAGAAGAAGCAACAGAAGAAGCCGCCAAAAGGGAAGCAGCAGGAACAACCGCAGCCAAGTACAAGTGCAAATTAA